One genomic segment of Spiroplasma endosymbiont of Poecilobothrus nobilitatus includes these proteins:
- the rplK gene encoding 50S ribosomal protein L11 has translation MAIITRIAKLEFQAGQAKPGPELASLGINMPQFCTQFNDATKDRMGDVVPVVITAFDDKTFKFELKTTPAAILLKKAAKIQKGSAKAKDEKVATISADEVRKIAEYKLVDLNANYVEAAMHIIEGTARNMGIVVEGMPSKKGKN, from the coding sequence GTGGCAATAATTACAAGAATTGCAAAATTAGAATTTCAAGCAGGACAAGCAAAACCAGGGCCAGAATTAGCTTCATTAGGAATTAATATGCCTCAATTTTGTACACAGTTTAATGATGCAACAAAAGATCGAATGGGTGATGTTGTTCCAGTTGTTATTACTGCTTTTGATGATAAGACATTTAAATTTGAATTAAAAACAACACCGGCAGCGATTTTATTAAAAAAAGCAGCAAAAATCCAAAAGGGATCAGCAAAGGCAAAAGATGAAAAGGTAGCAACAATTTCAGCTGATGAAGTTCGAAAAATTGCGGAATATAAACTTGTTGATTTAAACGCAAATTATGTTGAAGCAGCAATGCATATTATTGAAGGAACTGCTCGTAATATGGGGATTGTTGTTGAAGGTATGCCAAGTAAGAAGGGGAAAAACTAA
- the rplA gene encoding 50S ribosomal protein L1, with product MSKFGKKYNKAAELVGKNKVYPIAEAIELAKQTATTKFDSTVEVAFNLNVDPRHADQQIRGAVVLPKGTGKTQRILVLTNSKEADAKSAGADFVGGKDLIEKIQKENWFDYDVIIATPDIMAELGKIGKLLGPKGLMPNPKTGTVTSDVVKAIGDVKKGKVEYRVDKNGNIHSIIGKASFKVEDLKANYNVIYETIRKAKPAAVKGAYIKNIAFTTTMGPGIKVLIEL from the coding sequence ATGTCAAAATTTGGTAAAAAATATAATAAAGCTGCTGAATTAGTTGGCAAAAATAAGGTATACCCAATTGCAGAAGCAATTGAATTAGCAAAACAAACTGCAACAACAAAATTTGACTCAACCGTTGAAGTTGCCTTTAATTTAAACGTTGATCCACGTCATGCTGACCAACAAATTCGTGGAGCTGTTGTGTTACCAAAAGGAACAGGAAAAACACAACGAATCTTAGTTTTAACAAATAGCAAGGAAGCTGATGCTAAATCAGCTGGTGCTGATTTTGTTGGTGGTAAAGATTTAATTGAAAAAATTCAAAAAGAAAACTGATTTGATTATGATGTTATTATCGCAACACCAGATATTATGGCAGAATTAGGAAAAATTGGAAAATTATTAGGGCCAAAAGGATTAATGCCGAACCCTAAAACAGGAACAGTTACTTCAGATGTTGTTAAAGCAATTGGTGATGTTAAAAAGGGAAAAGTTGAATATCGTGTTGATAAAAATGGAAACATTCATTCAATTATTGGAAAAGCATCATTTAAAGTTGAAGATTTAAAAGCTAATTATAATGTAATTTATGAAACAATTCGTAAGGCAAAACCAGCGGCTGTTAAAGGAGCATATATTAAAAATATTGCTTTCACAACAACAATGGGGCCAGGAATTAAAGTTTTAATTGAATTATAA
- a CDS encoding DDE-type integrase/transposase/recombinase translates to MRRKIKYKQNKEKSLLQYPDLIKRKFNDIKTRFSVLYTDVTYLIWKGERYYQSTIIDGYTKEIVDVKWSKYNDNKLVMNNLNDAINKIKLIKKDLNGIIIHSDHGYQYTSTIYHDKCLSNGIIISMGKKYHCADNIVIESFHSLLNKATIHNKIYNSHEEYIQDVIKWNTWYSNRKEKDIIKK, encoded by the coding sequence ATGAGAAGAAAAATAAAATATAAACAGAATAAAGAAAAAAGCTTATTGCAATATCCTGATTTAATTAAACGTAAATTCAATGATATAAAAACAAGGTTTTCAGTACTATATACTGATGTAACATATTTAATTTGAAAAGGAGAAAGATATTATCAATCAACAATTATTGATGGATATACTAAAGAAATAGTTGATGTAAAGTGATCTAAATATAATGACAATAAATTAGTAATGAATAATTTAAATGATGCAATTAATAAAATAAAATTAATAAAAAAAGATCTGAATGGAATAATAATTCACTCAGATCACGGATATCAATATACATCCACTATTTATCACGATAAATGTTTATCTAACGGTATTATAATTTCAATGGGGAAAAAATACCACTGTGCAGATAATATTGTTATAGAAAGTTTTCATTCATTACTTAATAAAGCTACAATCCATAATAAAATATATAATTCACATGAAGAATATATACAAGATGTTATAAAATGAAATACATGATATTCAAATCGTAAAGAAAAAGATATAATTAAAAAATAG